A genomic window from Equus asinus isolate D_3611 breed Donkey chromosome 25, EquAss-T2T_v2, whole genome shotgun sequence includes:
- the LOC139042089 gene encoding olfactory receptor 10J1-like, with the protein MKTANYTEVRQFVFQGFSTFQEHQLTLFVVFLTLYILTLTGNVIIVTIICIDYHLHTPMYFFLSVLSTSETFYSLVIIPRMLSSLVGLSQSISLEGCGTQLFFFLGFAITNCLLLAVMGYDRYVAICNPLHYSIIMNWRVCAMLASSVCATGFSLSLLQAVAIFRLPFCNTLIEHFFCDVRPLLDLACATPIINDMLTLIISLLAITAPATFLFISYVLISSTILKIASAEGRKKTFATCISHLTVVIVHYGCASIAYFKPKSENTKDQDQLISVTYTVITPLLNPVVYSLRNKEVQDALRRVVGRKSFS; encoded by the coding sequence ATGAAGACAGCCAACTACACAGAGGTGAGACAGTTTGTTTTCCAAGGTTTCTCCACCTTCCAAGAACATCAGCTCACACTTTTTGTGGTGTTTCTTACCCTGTACATCCTAACTCTGACTGGCAATGTCATCATTGTGACTATTATCTGTATTGACTATCacctccacactcccatgtaTTTCTTTCTAAGTGTCCTCTCCACATCAGAGACTTTCTACTCCCTGGTCATTATCCCACGCATGCTTTCCAGCCTGGTAGGCTTGAGCCAGTCTATCTCCTTGGAGGGCTGTGGGACTcagctctttttcttccttggttTTGCCATCACCAACTGCCTCCTGCTAGCAGTAATGGGGtatgatcgctatgtggccatctgcaacccaCTTCATTACTCAATCATCATGAATTGGAGGGTCTGTGCCATGCTGGCTTCCTCAGTCTGTGCCACAGGGTTCTCACTCTCACTACTTCAGGCTGTGGCCATTTTCAGACTGCCCTTTTGCAACACACTGATTGAGCATTTCTTCTGTGATGTTCGACCGCTGTTGGACCTGGCCTGTGCTACCCCAATCATCAATGACATGCTGACCTTAATTATCAGCCTCTTGGCCATCACAGCCCCTGCCaccttcctcttcatctcctaTGTCCTCATTAGTTCTACCATTCTCAAGATTGCCTCAGCTGAAGGCCGGAAGAAGACCTTTGCCACATGTATCTCCCATCTCACTGTGGTCATTGTCCACTATGGCTGTGCCTCCATTGCCTACTTCAAACCCAAATCAGAGAACACCAAAGATCAGGATCAGTTAATCTCAGTGACCTACACAGTCATAACACCTTTACTGAACCCTGTTGTGTACAGTCTGAGAAACAAGGAAGTCCAGGATGCTTTGCGGAGAGTGGTGGGTAGGAAATCCTTTTCCTAA
- the FCER1A gene encoding high affinity immunoglobulin epsilon receptor subunit alpha translates to MPAPMGSPALLWITFLLFSLDGVPAAIRKSTVSLNPPWNRIFRGENVTLTCNENKPLKGNFTEWTYNNTTLEVTTSSLHITNASHRSSGEYRCRNNDLNLSEAVHLEVFSDWLLLQASAEEVIEGKALVLRCRGWKDWNVFKVIYYKDGKPLEYWYENKNISIESATTENSGTYYCEGAFNFKRTSERYISDPLNITVKKAEQSKRYWLQFLIPLLVVILFAVDTGLFVSTQQQLTFLLKIKRTRRGRKLMDPHP, encoded by the exons ATGCCTGCTCCCATGGGAAGCCCTGCCCTGCTGTGGATAACTTTTCTACTCTTCT CTCTGGATGGCGTGCCAGCAG CCATCCGGAAATCTACAGTGTCCTTGAATCCCCCATGGAATAGAATATTTCGAGGAGAGAATGTGACTCTTACATGTAATGAGAACAAGCCCCTTAAAGGCAACTTCACTGAGTGGACCTACAACAACACCACTTTAGAAGTGACAACTTCAAGTTTGCACATCACTAATGCCTCACACCGGAGCAGTGGGGAATACAGATGTCGGAACAATGACTTGAACCTGAGTGAAGCTGTGCACCTAGAAGTTTTCAGTG ACTGGCTGCTCCTTCAGGCCTCTGCTGAGGAGGTCATAGAGGGTAAGGCCCTCGTTCTCAGGTGCCGTGGCTGGAAGGATTGGAACGTCTTCAAGGTGATCTACTACAAGGATGGCAAACCCCTCGAGTACTGGTATGAGAACAAAAACATCTCCATTGAAAGTGCCACAACAGAAAACAGTGGCACCTATTACTGCGAGGGTGCTTTTAACTTTAAGCGAACAAGTGAACGCTATATCTCTGATCCCCTCAACATTACTGTAAAAAAAG CTGAGCAAAGCAAACGCTACTGGCTACAATTTCTTATTCCATTGTTGGTGGTGATTCTGTTTGCTGTGGACACAGGATTGTTTGTCTCGACCCAGCAGCAGTTAACATTTCTCTTGAAGATTAAGAGGACCAGGAGAGGCAGAAAACTTATGGACCCCCATCCTTAA
- the LOC106835823 gene encoding LOW QUALITY PROTEIN: olfactory receptor 10J3 (The sequence of the model RefSeq protein was modified relative to this genomic sequence to represent the inferred CDS: inserted 1 base in 1 codon), whose product MLKPNSTAVTEFLFEGFSSFGWQHRLVLFVVFLILYLLTXSGNVIIVTIIRLDHHLHTPMYFFLSMLSISETCYTVAIIPHMLYGHLNPYQPIAIQGCATQLFFYLTFGINNCFLLTAMGFDHYVAICKPLRYSMIMGKEACVQLASGSLEIGLCMATVQVTSVFGLPFCDDFVISHFFCDVRPLLKLACTDTTVNEIINFVVSVCVLVLPMGLVFISYVLIISTILKIASTEGRKKAFATCASHLTVVIIHYGCASIIYLKPKSQSSLGQDRLISVTYTVITPLLNPVVYSLRNKEVKDALYKAMGQKPLSS is encoded by the exons ATGCTAAAGCCAAATTCCACAGCTGTGACTGAGTTCCTCTTTGAAGGTTTCTCTAGCTTTGGGTGGCAACACAGGCTTGTCTTGTTTGTTGTCTTTCTAATTTTGTACCTGCTGA CTTCTGGCAATGTCATCATTGTGACTATTATTCGCCTGGATCATCACCTCCATactcccatgtactttttcctgaGCATGCTGTCCATCTCTGAGACCTGCTACACTGTGGCCATCATTCCCCATATGCTTTATGGCCACCTGAATCCTTACCAGCCCATTGCTATCCAAGGCTGTGCCACTCAGCTCTTCTTCTATCTCACCTTTGGTATCAACAACTGCTTCCTGCTCACTGCCATGGGATTTGAtcactatgtggccatctgcaaacccttACGGTATTCAATGATCATGGGTAAAGAGGCGTGTGTCCAGTTGGCATCTGGTTCTCTGGAAATTGGCCTGTGCATGGCCACTGTCCAGGTCACATCTGTATTTGGCCTGCCCTTTTGTGATGACTTTGTAATCTCTCACTTCTTCTGTGACGTGAGACCCCTGCTGAAGCTGGCCTGCACAGACACAACTGTCAATGAGATCATCAACTTTGTTGTCAGTGTCTGTGTCCTTGTTCTACCCATGGGCCTAGTCTTCATCTCCTATGTCCTCATCATCTCCACCATCCTTAAGATTGCTTCAACTGAGGGTCGAAAGAAGGCCTTTgccacctgtgcctcccacctcacAGTGGTCATCATCCACTATGGCTGTGCCTCTATCATCTATCTCAAGCCTAAGTCCCAGAGTTCCCTGGGGCAGGACAGACTCATCTCAGTGACCTACACTGTCATCACTCCCCTGCTGAACCCCGTTGTGTACAGCCTGAGAAACAAGGAGGTCAAAGATGCTCTGTACAAAGCCATGGGACAAAAGCCTCTCTCCTCTTAA